One Spirochaeta africana DSM 8902 genomic window carries:
- a CDS encoding PAS domain S-box protein encodes MPAQYLVGIGASAGGLEALQALLSSVEPRKAGSMAIVIAQHVSPTYKSQLVELLSRQTALPIGEVVDGESPQGGRVYITPPDRDVAFASGRFVLTRPASGHGPRPSVDEFFCSLAENYQAAAAAIVLSGTGSDAAHGVMAIHAAGGLVMVQDPASAKYDGMPAAAIETRAVDVVAEPHVIGSSLWSWLQQGAQAFRVDKAGRSLHTGSAVEHIMQLLSDRTGTDFSRYKPATIGRRLEKRLSSLGIDSIEDYLELLRSSAGELDELFSTILIGVTYFFRDAESFDALREQLEQRLLQIGQAERIRIWVPGCATGEEAYSVAILAADILGDRIGVADIQIFATDLDEKALSVARRGRYPGTALENMPQHLRSSYFIADGDMYEVVPAIRSLVLFSRHDVTSNPPFLKLDLISCRNLLIYFGQELQQHVVPLFHYALKPEGLLFLGKSETIGGFSDLFETLSTRHKVYRRTRGSNPYANRALSFTAHAMPSRRRQIPKKREYTIADMVKDTLYHSFEHPYVVVNNTMEVMEVAGDVRDYLSIKTGAMSSDLITLIDDRYEIELRSLLTAAIRDNTPATGNLRRLPGDDRRMLRFQIKPLLYSGSSDALYLVVFEHLQLDEYSMPGRQEDSGDATMRERELELELAATREHLQNYIEELETSTEELQSLNEELQSTNEELQSSNEELETSNEELQSTNEELQIAYTELKNLNDEAEQQREQLHRSEVNLRAVLENTLQGFLLLDRSYRVVVRNETAAVMLHQLSGAEVTADPLIIDYLPGDEIEMFHHSISRCMQGETVAKTRRMVYADGSEHWLLLQFTPVPVDDDGQIQLISLAVLDITERKESELALSEEKQLNQLILDSAQVGICLTGIEGNFEQVNAGYCSLYGYTAEELVGKPFSMVLPPGMRDYAERLHKRYLQGQTEESSGEWEVLRKDGTRLTVLVGAGRLHKRDGSVYKVTTVVDITAQKQAEEERNRLFTVSLDLMGILRYDGFFQHVNPAWVSTLGYAKDRLLQEPLIELVHTDDRRRTLDFFRALIEKPQTPVSFENRCIAADGTVRWLSWNIAVVPEQRQMYVVARDVTDSRRYQNLLRDTQSVAKVGGWELDTDTEHISWTDEVYHIYDLPAGQPVDYELALSTYEPRDQELIREAIAKAVEYGESSDLEVRFTSHVGRQLWVRVTFKGVAIDGTAGKVIGTIQDITLQKQAELENLRLSLAASRTDNGVVIADHSFRLEWVNHGFEVMTGYKLSEIKARQLDKALLRMGASGKAVRQINQGIATQQSLHEELELRRRNGQECWVRLDITPVLDDDGQLVNWVALVHDITGQKEFQTELIEARNRAEEMNRLKSSFLANMSHEIRTPLNGILGMANIIRRDAGDAGIRDYADLLEQSGQRLLRTINQVLDLSKLEAHQTELFLEPMELNQLVQQVHDSIEPAVQEKQLQLVLKPHPEPLYAEGDSYLVENILLNLLNNAIKFTDEGQVTIRIRTRVVDGSPCAAVEVTDTGIGMSPEYLSRLFVPFSQESTGQARRYEGTGLGLSISREYAVLMDGDIQVESKKGTGSTFRLLLPMADRETGRGEHETRVDS; translated from the coding sequence CGGGTATATATTACCCCGCCGGATCGGGATGTGGCCTTTGCATCCGGGCGGTTTGTGCTTACCAGGCCGGCATCAGGGCACGGGCCGCGCCCAAGCGTCGATGAGTTCTTCTGCAGCCTGGCAGAAAACTACCAGGCTGCGGCAGCGGCGATCGTGCTGTCCGGCACCGGCTCTGATGCAGCACACGGGGTGATGGCGATTCATGCAGCAGGCGGCCTGGTGATGGTACAGGATCCTGCCAGCGCGAAGTACGACGGCATGCCGGCTGCCGCTATTGAAACCCGGGCAGTCGACGTAGTTGCCGAGCCGCACGTGATCGGTTCCAGTCTCTGGAGCTGGCTGCAGCAGGGGGCGCAGGCATTCCGGGTGGACAAGGCAGGACGGTCACTGCATACCGGTAGTGCCGTCGAGCATATCATGCAGCTGCTGTCGGATCGGACAGGCACGGATTTCTCACGCTACAAACCGGCCACCATCGGCCGGCGGCTGGAGAAACGGCTGAGCAGTCTGGGGATAGATTCGATCGAGGACTATCTCGAGCTGCTGCGCAGCAGTGCCGGGGAGCTGGATGAGCTGTTTTCCACGATCCTGATCGGGGTAACCTATTTTTTCAGGGATGCCGAATCCTTCGATGCCCTGCGCGAGCAGTTGGAGCAGCGGCTGCTGCAGATCGGTCAGGCCGAACGTATCAGGATCTGGGTGCCAGGCTGTGCAACCGGGGAGGAGGCTTACTCGGTGGCAATCCTGGCTGCCGATATCCTGGGGGATCGGATCGGGGTCGCTGATATACAGATATTTGCTACCGATCTCGACGAGAAAGCACTGAGCGTTGCCCGCCGCGGCCGGTACCCGGGGACCGCATTGGAGAATATGCCGCAACACCTGCGCAGCAGCTATTTTATTGCTGACGGTGATATGTATGAGGTTGTTCCGGCGATCCGTTCGCTGGTACTCTTCTCTCGTCATGATGTAACCAGTAATCCCCCGTTTCTGAAGCTTGATCTGATCAGCTGTCGGAATCTGCTGATTTATTTTGGCCAGGAGCTGCAGCAGCATGTGGTGCCGCTGTTCCATTACGCCCTTAAGCCGGAAGGGCTGCTGTTTCTGGGGAAAAGTGAAACCATCGGGGGGTTCAGCGATCTGTTCGAGACCCTCTCTACCCGGCACAAGGTGTACCGCCGCACCCGCGGCTCCAATCCCTACGCCAACCGCGCGCTGAGTTTTACCGCGCATGCCATGCCGTCGCGCCGACGCCAGATCCCGAAAAAACGGGAGTACACCATTGCCGACATGGTCAAGGATACCCTGTACCACAGCTTTGAGCACCCCTACGTGGTGGTGAACAACACTATGGAGGTGATGGAGGTCGCCGGTGATGTGCGGGACTATCTTTCCATCAAGACCGGGGCCATGAGCTCCGATCTGATCACCCTGATAGACGACCGCTACGAAATCGAGCTGCGCAGCTTGCTCACCGCGGCAATCCGGGACAATACCCCGGCGACCGGAAATCTGCGCCGCCTGCCCGGGGATGACCGGCGCATGCTGCGTTTTCAGATAAAACCGCTGCTGTATTCCGGCAGCAGTGACGCGCTGTACCTGGTGGTCTTTGAGCACCTGCAGCTGGATGAGTATAGTATGCCGGGCCGGCAGGAGGATAGCGGTGATGCCACCATGCGTGAGCGCGAGCTGGAGCTCGAGCTGGCCGCTACCCGCGAGCATCTGCAGAACTATATCGAGGAGCTGGAAACATCTACCGAGGAACTCCAGTCATTGAATGAGGAACTTCAGTCAACCAATGAAGAGCTCCAATCCTCCAACGAGGAGCTCGAGACCTCGAACGAGGAACTGCAGTCTACCAACGAGGAGCTGCAGATTGCCTATACCGAGCTGAAGAACCTTAACGACGAGGCAGAGCAGCAGCGTGAGCAGCTGCATCGCTCCGAGGTCAATCTGCGTGCCGTACTGGAGAATACCCTGCAGGGATTTCTGCTGTTGGATCGTTCCTATCGGGTAGTGGTTCGTAACGAGACTGCCGCAGTCATGCTGCACCAGCTGTCGGGGGCCGAGGTGACGGCCGACCCTCTTATTATCGACTATCTGCCAGGCGATGAGATCGAGATGTTTCACCACTCGATCTCTCGCTGCATGCAGGGTGAAACTGTGGCCAAGACGCGACGGATGGTGTATGCCGATGGGTCAGAACACTGGCTGCTGCTGCAGTTCACCCCGGTTCCGGTCGATGACGATGGGCAGATCCAGCTGATTTCGCTGGCAGTTCTGGATATAACCGAACGTAAGGAATCAGAGCTGGCACTGTCGGAGGAGAAACAGCTGAACCAGCTGATCCTGGACAGTGCCCAGGTAGGTATCTGTCTCACCGGTATCGAGGGGAATTTCGAGCAGGTGAATGCCGGCTACTGCAGTCTCTATGGCTATACCGCCGAAGAGCTTGTCGGAAAGCCCTTTTCCATGGTCCTGCCGCCGGGAATGCGGGATTATGCCGAGCGACTGCATAAACGGTACCTGCAGGGCCAGACCGAGGAGAGCTCCGGCGAGTGGGAGGTCCTACGCAAGGATGGAACTCGCCTCACGGTGCTGGTGGGGGCCGGCCGTTTGCACAAACGAGACGGCAGCGTCTACAAGGTTACCACCGTGGTGGATATTACCGCCCAGAAACAGGCAGAGGAGGAGCGTAATCGCCTGTTTACCGTCTCCCTGGATCTTATGGGCATCCTTCGTTACGACGGCTTTTTTCAGCATGTAAATCCTGCCTGGGTCAGTACACTGGGCTACGCCAAGGATCGGCTGCTGCAGGAGCCGCTGATTGAACTGGTGCACACCGATGATCGCCGGCGGACACTGGATTTCTTCCGGGCACTCATCGAAAAACCCCAGACACCGGTCAGCTTTGAAAATCGCTGCATCGCTGCTGACGGGACTGTCCGCTGGCTATCCTGGAACATCGCGGTTGTACCGGAGCAGCGACAGATGTATGTGGTAGCCCGCGATGTGACTGATTCTCGTCGGTATCAGAACCTGCTGCGCGATACCCAAAGCGTCGCCAAGGTAGGCGGCTGGGAACTGGACACCGATACCGAGCACATCAGCTGGACCGATGAGGTGTATCATATCTACGATCTTCCCGCCGGGCAGCCGGTTGACTACGAACTGGCCCTGAGCACCTACGAACCTCGGGATCAGGAACTGATCCGCGAAGCGATCGCCAAGGCCGTCGAGTACGGCGAATCATCGGATCTCGAGGTGCGCTTCACCAGTCATGTCGGGCGCCAGCTCTGGGTCCGGGTGACCTTTAAAGGGGTGGCGATTGATGGAACTGCCGGGAAGGTAATCGGTACCATCCAGGACATCACCCTGCAGAAACAGGCCGAGCTCGAGAATCTGCGGCTGTCGCTGGCGGCAAGCCGCACCGATAACGGGGTGGTGATTGCCGACCACAGTTTCCGTCTGGAGTGGGTGAACCACGGATTCGAGGTGATGACCGGCTACAAGCTGAGCGAGATCAAGGCACGGCAGCTGGACAAGGCACTGCTGCGCATGGGGGCCTCCGGCAAGGCGGTACGGCAGATCAACCAGGGGATTGCCACGCAGCAGTCGCTGCATGAGGAACTTGAACTGCGGCGGCGTAACGGTCAGGAGTGCTGGGTCCGGCTGGATATAACCCCGGTGCTGGATGACGACGGTCAGCTGGTGAACTGGGTTGCCCTCGTACACGATATCACCGGGCAAAAGGAGTTCCAGACCGAGCTTATCGAGGCCAGAAACCGCGCCGAGGAGATGAATCGGCTCAAGAGCAGCTTTCTGGCCAATATGTCGCACGAGATCCGCACCCCGCTCAATGGTATCCTGGGGATGGCCAATATAATCCGCCGAGACGCCGGTGATGCGGGAATTCGTGACTATGCCGACCTTCTGGAGCAAAGCGGCCAGAGGCTGCTGCGGACTATCAACCAGGTGCTGGATCTCTCAAAACTCGAGGCCCACCAGACCGAGCTCTTTCTGGAACCCATGGAGCTTAATCAACTGGTGCAGCAGGTGCATGACTCAATCGAACCAGCGGTTCAGGAAAAGCAGCTGCAGCTGGTACTTAAACCGCATCCCGAGCCGCTGTATGCCGAGGGGGACAGCTATCTGGTCGAAAATATTCTGTTGAACTTGCTGAACAATGCTATTAAGTTTACAGACGAGGGGCAGGTCACCATACGGATCAGAACCAGGGTGGTTGACGGCAGCCCCTGTGCCGCGGTAGAGGTGACAGATACCGGTATCGGGATGAGCCCGGAGTATCTGTCGAGATTGTTTGTGCCGTTCAGCCAGGAGAGCACCGGCCAGGCTCGTCGCTACGAGGGTACCGGCCTGGGGCTGTCTATTTCCCGCGAATATGCGGTACTGATGGACGGAGACATACAGGTGGAGTCGAAGAAGGGTACGGGAAGCACATTTCGACTGCTGCTGCCGATGGCTGATCGAGAAACAGGACGAGGTGAGCATGAAACGCGTGTTGATAGTTGA
- the typA gene encoding translational GTPase TypA gives MPHSQIINNAIRNIAIIAHVDHGKTTLVDSLFQQSGTFRANQEVAERVMDSMDLERERGITISAKNCAVQYQDVKINIIDTPGHADFGGEVERALSMVDGTILLVDASEGPLPQTRFVLKKALERGLKLIVVINKIDRKDARPQAVLDEIYSLLIDLDATEEQLDFPLIYANGRDGIAQLALDSPGENLQPLFEAIINDIPGPHGDPDKPVQMLVSDLSYSDFLGRLCVGRIHNGRLSAGDALVCVGEHDQVTPLKVNKLQVYQGLKLIEVDRAEPGDIAVLAGIQDVHIGDTICTKDAPLALKRLTVDEPTVSMKFYRNNGPLSGTEGSLVQPGKIKQRLDKESLINLAIKVEDTPDRDSFLVKGRGEFQLAILIETMRREGYEFCVGRPEVIMHREDGQLLEPIEHLFVDAEEGFAGVITEKLSVRKCRMITMVNHGTGRVRMEFSAPSRALIGFRDEFLTDTKGTGLMNSYLSGYEPYRGDFLSRRNGSLVSDRSGAAVPYALFNLEPRGRMFIVPGEKVYAGMIIGEHNRDQDLDVNPCKEKKLSNMRAAGKDDNVTLTPVVPLSLEQCLNFLRDDELLEITPKSLRLRKSELDPTSRRIQAKRDKADKA, from the coding sequence GTGCCACATTCACAGATAATCAATAACGCTATTCGAAATATCGCAATCATCGCCCATGTTGACCATGGTAAAACCACGCTGGTGGATTCCCTGTTTCAGCAAAGCGGCACCTTTCGCGCCAACCAGGAGGTTGCCGAGCGGGTCATGGACAGCATGGACCTGGAACGGGAGCGCGGGATTACCATCTCGGCCAAGAACTGCGCCGTCCAGTATCAGGATGTCAAGATCAATATCATTGATACCCCCGGGCACGCCGATTTTGGCGGCGAGGTGGAACGGGCTTTGTCGATGGTGGACGGTACCATACTGCTGGTTGATGCCTCGGAAGGACCCCTGCCGCAGACGCGCTTTGTGCTGAAGAAAGCCCTTGAGCGCGGTTTGAAGCTCATTGTGGTAATCAACAAGATCGATCGCAAGGACGCCCGTCCCCAGGCGGTGCTGGACGAGATCTACAGCCTGTTGATCGATCTGGATGCCACCGAGGAACAGCTGGATTTTCCCCTGATTTACGCCAATGGCCGTGACGGGATCGCGCAGCTGGCGCTGGACAGCCCGGGGGAAAACCTGCAGCCGCTGTTCGAGGCAATCATCAATGATATTCCCGGGCCGCATGGCGATCCGGACAAACCCGTTCAGATGCTGGTGTCGGATCTTTCCTATTCGGATTTTCTTGGACGGCTGTGTGTCGGGCGCATCCACAATGGTCGCTTGTCGGCTGGTGATGCCCTGGTCTGTGTCGGAGAGCATGACCAGGTGACCCCGCTCAAGGTGAACAAGCTGCAGGTGTACCAGGGGCTGAAACTGATCGAGGTCGACCGGGCTGAGCCGGGTGACATAGCCGTACTGGCCGGAATCCAGGATGTCCATATCGGTGACACGATCTGTACCAAGGATGCACCGCTGGCGCTGAAGCGCCTGACGGTGGATGAGCCGACCGTCTCGATGAAGTTCTATCGCAACAACGGTCCCTTGTCGGGCACCGAGGGAAGCCTGGTTCAGCCCGGCAAAATCAAGCAACGTCTGGACAAGGAATCCCTGATCAATCTGGCAATCAAGGTCGAGGATACCCCGGATCGGGACAGCTTTCTGGTAAAGGGGCGCGGGGAGTTCCAGCTGGCGATACTGATCGAGACCATGCGCCGGGAAGGCTATGAGTTCTGTGTCGGGCGTCCGGAGGTTATCATGCATCGGGAGGATGGGCAGCTGCTGGAGCCAATCGAGCATCTGTTTGTCGACGCCGAGGAGGGCTTTGCTGGGGTAATTACCGAAAAACTCTCGGTGCGCAAGTGTCGGATGATCACCATGGTGAATCACGGCACCGGCCGGGTACGCATGGAGTTTTCGGCGCCGTCACGGGCGCTGATCGGTTTCCGGGACGAATTCCTGACCGATACCAAGGGCACCGGGTTGATGAACAGCTACCTCTCCGGCTACGAACCCTACCGCGGTGACTTTCTGAGCCGCCGCAACGGCAGCCTGGTATCCGACCGGTCCGGGGCGGCGGTGCCGTATGCACTCTTCAATCTTGAGCCGCGCGGCCGGATGTTTATCGTTCCAGGGGAAAAGGTGTACGCCGGTATGATCATTGGCGAGCATAACCGCGATCAGGATCTGGATGTGAATCCCTGCAAGGAAAAGAAGCTGAGCAATATGCGCGCGGCCGGCAAGGATGATAACGTAACCCTGACCCCGGTGGTGCCGCTGTCGCTTGAGCAGTGTCTGAACTTTCTTCGCGATGACGAGCTGCTGGAGATTACGCCAAAGAGCCTGCGCCTGAGAAAGTCCGAGCTGGATCCGACCAGTCGTCGGATCCAGGCCAAGCGGGATAAGGCCGACAAGGCGTAA
- a CDS encoding response regulator: MKRVLIVEDDPVGKVVMQRMLETDFSCDVAETAEEAMGLVQQTRYAGLVLDINLGDDSIDGCRLLARIRQLDGYQEIPAVATTAYAMNGDRERFLDSGFNAYVSKPVRISELLETMHRVFG, encoded by the coding sequence ATGAAACGCGTGTTGATAGTTGAGGACGACCCGGTCGGTAAAGTGGTGATGCAGCGCATGCTGGAAACTGACTTCAGCTGTGATGTCGCGGAGACCGCCGAGGAGGCAATGGGTCTGGTACAGCAGACACGCTACGCCGGACTGGTGCTGGATATAAACCTCGGGGATGACAGTATTGATGGCTGTCGCCTGTTGGCCCGGATACGCCAGCTTGATGGGTACCAGGAGATTCCGGCGGTCGCAACCACGGCGTATGCCATGAATGGCGACCGCGAGCGTTTCCTGGATTCCGGCTTTAATGCCTATGTCTCCAAGCCGGTGCGCATCAGTGAGCTGCTGGAAACTATGCACCGGGTCTTCGGCTGA
- the rsmI gene encoding 16S rRNA (cytidine(1402)-2'-O)-methyltransferase: MAVLYITATPIGNLGDITVRALEVLKSVDLIICEDTRHSSRLLQHYAIEKPLASWHAHSKPVAVQRLLQRIPEDGAAAYISDAGTPGVSDPGLLLVRAAREAGIQVVPIPGASAPTTLLSVGGVPGKGYLFEGFLSPKSGRRRTALAELIATGRPFILFESPHRILKLLADLAEFIPEGEITVGRELTKRYEEVWHGSCFEAHQEFSMRSSQKGEFTILVSPGKIG; the protein is encoded by the coding sequence ATGGCTGTTTTGTACATTACTGCAACCCCGATCGGGAATCTTGGCGATATAACCGTACGTGCCCTCGAGGTACTGAAATCTGTGGATCTGATAATCTGTGAGGACACCCGCCACAGCAGCAGGCTGCTGCAGCACTACGCGATCGAGAAACCGCTGGCCAGCTGGCATGCCCACAGTAAGCCCGTTGCAGTCCAGCGCCTCCTGCAGCGGATCCCCGAAGACGGGGCGGCCGCATATATCAGCGATGCCGGTACCCCGGGGGTGAGTGATCCTGGCCTGCTCCTGGTCCGGGCGGCACGAGAGGCCGGGATACAGGTTGTGCCGATACCCGGGGCATCGGCACCAACAACCCTGCTGAGTGTAGGCGGGGTACCTGGCAAGGGCTATCTGTTCGAGGGGTTTCTCTCTCCGAAAAGTGGCCGACGCCGTACGGCACTTGCTGAACTGATTGCCACCGGGCGACCATTTATTCTGTTTGAATCCCCGCATCGAATTCTAAAGCTGCTGGCAGATCTGGCCGAATTCATACCTGAGGGGGAGATTACGGTTGGTCGTGAACTGACCAAGCGCTACGAGGAGGTCTGGCATGGCAGCTGTTTCGAGGCACATCAGGAGTTTTCCATGCGCAGTTCGCAAAAAGGTGAGTTCACAATCCTTGTATCTCCGGGAAAAATTGGTTAA
- a CDS encoding iron-containing alcohol dehydrogenase has translation MESMYMHIPAEIFSGRGSYEQIGDCARKYGTRVLLISEPVMQDQGICAKIQSELEDKGLSCLRYDDIGPEASHAGLQEAVRLARAGKAQMIVSVGGMRVLMAGRIAALTAGSNRSIRDLLADEQPAERALPCLEIPTSYRNPLQFADRVLVPEETTRVPHMLPMPAGFLRCVIVDPSLTTGLSGKYSAALLMDSILGGIEGYMSHTTGYIGRPLLRDGLQLVSESVLSVYNAPAELRPRIKACEGGLLTGLGLGFGRQGIGGALVYVLGSMYDVPKSWVATVLAPHVAEHWVPIVPQSLAEIAGAMGADTANLSATEAARQVPQILRRMIGQTDLPGRLRELDISMEHAKEAAELVMEFDMIRSCPRFPSLNDVLNLVKRAF, from the coding sequence ATGGAGTCGATGTACATGCATATTCCAGCCGAGATTTTTTCCGGGCGGGGTTCTTATGAGCAGATCGGTGACTGTGCCCGGAAATATGGAACCAGGGTACTGCTGATTTCCGAACCGGTTATGCAGGATCAGGGTATCTGTGCAAAGATCCAGAGCGAACTTGAGGATAAAGGCCTGAGCTGTCTGCGCTACGATGATATCGGGCCGGAGGCATCACACGCCGGACTGCAGGAGGCGGTGCGGCTGGCGCGTGCCGGTAAAGCCCAGATGATTGTCTCGGTTGGCGGGATGCGGGTGTTAATGGCCGGACGCATAGCTGCGTTAACGGCCGGCTCCAACCGCAGCATCCGGGATCTGCTCGCTGATGAACAGCCTGCCGAACGTGCTTTGCCATGTCTGGAAATCCCCACCAGCTATCGAAACCCGCTGCAGTTTGCCGACCGTGTGCTGGTGCCGGAAGAGACAACGCGCGTGCCGCATATGCTGCCGATGCCGGCCGGCTTTCTTCGCTGTGTAATAGTCGATCCCTCCCTGACGACCGGACTCTCCGGCAAGTACAGTGCCGCACTGTTGATGGACAGCATCCTTGGGGGTATCGAAGGCTATATGTCCCATACCACCGGGTACATCGGTCGCCCGCTGCTGCGCGACGGACTGCAGCTGGTCAGCGAATCGGTACTGTCGGTATACAATGCCCCGGCTGAGCTGCGGCCACGAATAAAGGCCTGTGAGGGCGGCCTGTTAACCGGACTCGGACTGGGATTCGGTCGTCAGGGTATCGGTGGCGCGCTGGTGTATGTGCTGGGCAGCATGTACGATGTTCCCAAGTCATGGGTCGCCACCGTACTGGCTCCGCATGTGGCTGAGCACTGGGTGCCGATTGTGCCCCAAAGCCTGGCGGAGATTGCCGGGGCAATGGGCGCCGACACCGCCAATCTCTCGGCTACCGAGGCTGCCCGACAGGTGCCGCAGATCCTGCGGCGGATGATCGGGCAGACCGACCTGCCTGGACGCCTGCGAGAACTGGATATCAGTATGGAGCATGCCAAGGAGGCTGCCGAGCTGGTTATGGAGTTCGATATGATCCGCAGCTGTCCCCGCTTCCCCAGCCTGAACGATGTCCTGAACCTGGTAAAGCGGGCATTCTGA
- a CDS encoding PilZ domain-containing protein yields the protein MSIADRRRFTRLPFHSSGTISTAAVRIPFALEDISLKGALVRLSPEDTRALEALPEDTGLQFDLELPAAEQDIQATAVIAHRQDLSIGLEFTMIDIDSITMLRRLLELNSGDPDSVDREIRELGQ from the coding sequence ATGAGTATTGCCGATCGGCGCCGTTTTACCCGCCTCCCGTTCCACAGCAGCGGAACCATCTCGACCGCTGCAGTCCGGATCCCGTTTGCACTGGAGGACATCAGCCTGAAGGGTGCCCTTGTTCGCCTTTCCCCGGAGGACACCCGCGCGCTGGAGGCCCTGCCGGAGGACACCGGGCTTCAGTTTGATCTGGAACTCCCGGCCGCCGAACAGGATATTCAGGCCACCGCCGTGATTGCACACCGACAGGATCTCTCGATCGGCCTGGAGTTCACCATGATCGATATCGACAGCATCACCATGCTGCGACGGTTGCTGGAGCTGAACAGCGGAGACCCCGACAGCGTCGATCGGGAAATCCGCGAGCTCGGGCAGTAG
- a CDS encoding DUF4097 family beta strand repeat-containing protein produces the protein MRYGIPMLCLLLSGFIHPVTAAAAGSSEAQEFSYAGYSELRIDASIFDLEFVPADAQVITLLESNIPSGFTVSHGRQGGRIVVQLQRQMLSLPGWGSGRARLRIAVPRNGVSITARTSTGSIHVQELSGSFELSTSSGEIQLTDSAGSATLRSSTGNQQARNFNGRLQARSTTGQIVLDGFSGRVQASTTTGGIRGSRVRLREDAEFQTTTGGVEITFLNDIEQLGFRLQTTTGTVQIGDRGFGRGEITAGGSGITVFGTTTTGRQTYR, from the coding sequence GTGAGATACGGTATACCAATGCTCTGTCTGCTCCTGAGCGGATTCATTCACCCCGTCACTGCCGCAGCTGCCGGCAGCAGCGAAGCCCAGGAGTTCAGCTATGCCGGGTACAGCGAACTGCGGATAGATGCCTCGATATTCGACCTGGAATTCGTTCCCGCCGATGCCCAGGTGATTACCCTGCTTGAGTCCAACATTCCCAGCGGGTTTACCGTCTCACATGGCAGACAGGGAGGCCGGATTGTAGTACAGCTGCAGCGGCAAATGCTGAGCCTGCCAGGCTGGGGAAGCGGTCGAGCCCGCCTCCGGATTGCCGTGCCCCGCAACGGGGTCAGTATTACAGCCCGCACCTCTACCGGTTCCATCCATGTGCAGGAGCTTTCCGGCAGCTTTGAGCTGTCTACCTCCTCCGGAGAGATACAGCTGACCGACAGCGCCGGCAGCGCGACGCTGCGCAGCAGCACCGGCAATCAGCAGGCACGCAACTTTAACGGCCGGCTGCAGGCCAGAAGTACCACCGGTCAGATCGTGCTGGACGGATTCTCCGGGCGGGTACAGGCCAGCACCACAACCGGCGGGATTCGCGGCAGCCGGGTGCGCCTGCGGGAGGATGCCGAATTTCAGACGACCACCGGCGGGGTAGAAATCACCTTCCTGAACGATATCGAGCAGCTCGGGTTTCGCCTGCAGACAACAACCGGCACCGTCCAGATCGGGGATCGCGGTTTCGGTCGGGGAGAAATCACCGCCGGCGGCAGCGGCATAACCGTGTTCGGCACTACCACCACCGGCCGACAGACCTACCGCTGA
- a CDS encoding flagellar biosynthesis anti-sigma factor FlgM, whose translation MSIDRLGPVDPVAKFNKTQKTQRADTTQRSDSVNFSEESRMQAELYKISEAVRSQPDIRADRVAEVQRKLEDPSYIDDAVLNTVADRIMDVFGL comes from the coding sequence ATGAGTATTGACCGTCTGGGGCCGGTGGATCCGGTTGCCAAGTTTAACAAAACTCAGAAGACGCAGCGCGCTGATACTACCCAGCGCAGCGACTCTGTCAATTTCTCTGAAGAGTCTCGCATGCAGGCTGAGCTCTACAAGATAAGTGAGGCTGTCCGTTCGCAGCCGGATATCCGGGCCGATCGTGTAGCCGAGGTTCAGCGCAAGCTGGAGGATCCTTCATATATTGACGATGCGGTGCTGAACACAGTAGCAGATCGTATCATGGATGTGTTCGGGCTGTAA